In Gordonia sp. SL306, the genomic window GGTTGGCAGGTGTGTCGGCCGGTCATCTAATGTGGACTGTCGCAGCCGCCACACCAGTTGGCAGCTGCGGGACGCCCCCGTAGCCCAATTGGCAGAGGCAACGGATTCAAAACCCGTCCAGTGTCAGTTCGAGTCTGACCGGGGGCACCATCACACATTCCCTGACTCCGGTCCTGTCAACGACTCGCCCGGATGCGTCAGTTGCCGGCAGCCATCCTGGCCGAGCCATGCGGCCCAGACCGTCCGCACCTGATCATCGACGGCCTGACGAACCTACGGTTCGACGTCGCTTGCGACCGATATATCGGCACCCAGGTGCAGATGGATCCGCGCACTGAGCCTCGATCTGCTCACTGACCTGCTCTTTACGCTCGATCGTGACGCTCGTCGCCCCGCGTCGATGGTGGCCCTCCTCACTCGCAGCCCCTTTCTCAGCCTTCGTTTATGTCTCGTCGGTAACCTCGCCGTGTCCTTGACGATACCCAACTGTTACCAAACGAATGGACATAAACGTGCCGCGACATCGACCGAACGCACAGACATCGACACCCGTTGCCTGCGTCCTGCCCGACGCCGGGCCACGCACCGACCAGCGCGGCCGGCATCGCGCAATCATCCGCAGCGCCTGGACCACCAAGATGAAGGTCGGCGCGGTGGCAACCTTTGCCGGCGCCATCGGCCTGACGGTCGGCGGCACATCTCATGCGATGGCACAGCCCGCTCCACAGAAGCCCGCCCTCCCGGCGAATCTGACACTTCCGCCCCACCTCGATGACCTGGCGCGCGACATCCTTCCCCCGCACATGTTCGTGCCCGGTGCGGGCCGCGCAGTGGCGCCGGTCAGCGGCACCGTCACCTCGGGCTACGGCCACCGCTGGGGCGCCAACCACAACGGCGTCGACATCGCCAACAAGATCGGGACCCCGGTCTATGCGGTGACCGATGGAGTCGTCCTCGAGTCCGGCCCGGCATCAGGCTTCGGCCAGTGGATCCGTGTCCGGCAGGACGACGGTACGACCGGCGTCTTCGGCCATGTCGACCAGAGCTTCGTCCACGCCGGCCAGCAGGTCCGCGCCGGCCAGCAGATCGGCACCGTCGGCAACCGCGGCGAATCCACCGGCCCTCACCTGCACTACGAGGTCTGGGACAAGAATGATAAGAAGATCAACCCGCAGGCGTGGTTGAACAAGCGCAACGTCCACCCGTGACCTCCTGCCCCCGGGTGACTCAACTGGCGGGGCACCGCGGGCAGCATCAACCCGGGTGACCCGACTACATCCGCGCTTGGGTTGGTGACGGCCAGACCCGGACCGATCCCCGCCCGTCCGCTGAACGTCGGTGGGTCTGGTGGAGACCCGGACGGTTCACGGTCACCGCCGAAACAGTTTGTTGCCCAACCACACCAACGGGTCGTAATGACGATCCACCACCCGTTCCTTCATCGGGATCAGTGCGTTGTCGGTGATCTTGATGTTCTCGGGACACACATCCGTACAACACTTGGTGATGTTGCACAGCCCCAGACCGTGCTCGGACTGCGCAGAATCGCGGCGCTCGGCCACGTCGAGCGGATGCATGTCGAGTTCGGCGACACGCATCAGGAAACGCGGCCCGGCAAAGTTCTCCTTGTTCTCCTCGTGGTCGCGGACCACATGGCAGGTGTCCTGGCAGAGGAAGCACTCGATGCACTTGCGGAACTCCTGTGACCGCTGCACGTCGACCTGCTTCATCCGGTACTCCCCCGCCTTCAGACCTTCGGGCGGCGTGAACGACTGGATCTCTCGGGCCTTCTCGTAGTTGAACGAAACGTCGGCGACCAGGTCGCGGATGACCGGGAACGTCCGCATCGGCGTGACGGTGATGACCTCGTCTTCGGTGAATGTGGACATCCGGGTCATACACAGCAGCTTCGGGCGGCCGTTGACCTCTGCCGAGCACGACCCGCATTTGCCTGCCTTGCAGTTCCAGCGCACGGCCAGGTCGGGAGCCTGAGTCGCCTGGAGCCGGTGGATGATGTCGAGCACCACCTCGCCGTCGTTGACGAGCACGGTGTAGTCCTGCAGATCACCGCCATCGGTGTCTCCACGCCATACCCGGAACTTCGCGTCGTAGCCCATTTCAGCCCTCCTTCTCGCCCCCGGCGTCGGGATGACCGGCGATCTCACCGGCGGTGTAGTACTTCTCGATCTCGGAGAAATCGAAGAGTTCCAGCAACTCTGGACGCATCGGGATCTGTTCTTCCTTGACCACCGTCACCTCGGGGACCGGCGAATCGTCACCCGCATCGGCCGTGCAGACCAGCAGTGTGTTGCGCCAATTCGCATCCATCGCAGGATGATCGTCACGGGTGTGACCACCCCGGCTCTCGGTGCGCAGAAGGGCGGCCTTGGCCACACATTCGCAGACCAGCAGCATGTTTCGCAGGTCGACGGCGAGATGCCAGCCCGGGTTGAACTGCCGGTGGCCTTCCACCTGCATGCCGGGCAGACGGCTTCGGATCTGGTCGAGCACACTGATCGCCTCCTGCACCTCCGCCTCCTTCCGGATGATGCCGACCAGGTCGTTCATCGATTGCTGCAGGTCGGTGTGGAGGGTGTACGGATTTTCGGGCTTACCGGGGCTCTTCGACTCGAACGGCGCCAAGGCGAATGCCGCTGCCCGGTCGACGTCGGCGGCGGCGACGGTGGGCCGGGTCGAGAGTGACTCGATGTACGACGCCGCGCCTAGCCCGGCACGTCGTCCGAACACCAGCAGATCGGACAACGAGTTGCCGCCCAACCGATTCGATCCGTGCATGCCACCGGAGCATTCACCTGCCGCGAACAACCCGGGCACTCGTGCGGCACCGGTGTCCGGATCGACCTCGATCCCGCCCATCACGTAGTGACAGGTGGGACCCACCTCCATCGGCTCGGCCGTGATGTCGACGTCGGCAAGCTCTTTGAACTGGTGATGCATCGACGGCAGCCGGCGGACGATCTCGTCGGCAGGCATGCGCGAGGCGATGTCGAGATAGACACCGCCGTGCTCGGTGCCGCGACCCGCCTTGACCTCTTCGTTGATCGCCCGGGCGACCTCGTCGCGCGGCAGCAGATCGGGTGTGCGGCGGGCGCTGTCGTTGTCGGCGAGCCATTTGTCCGCTTCCTCTTCGGTCTCGGCGTATTGACCCTTGAAGACGGGAGGGATGTAGTCGAACATGAACCGCTTGCCGTCGGTGTTCTTGAGGACACCGCCGTCACCGCGAACGCCTTCGGTCACCAGGATGCCCTTGACGCTGGGTGGCCAGACCATGCCGGTCGGGTGGAACTGGACGAACTCCATGTTGATCAGGCTGGCACCGGCACGCAGCGCGAGTGCGTGACCGTCGCCGGTGTATTCCCACGAGTTGGACGTCACCTTGAAGGACTTGCCGATCCCACCGGTCGCCAGCACCACCGCCGGCGCCTCGAACAGCACGAATCGGCCGGATTCACGCCAATATCCGAACGCTCCCGCGATGGCGTCGCCGTCCTTGAGCAACTCGGTGATGGTGCACTCCGCGAACACCTTGATACGCGCTTCGTAGTCGCCGGTGGCCGCGTAGTCCTCCTGCTGCAGCGAGACGATCTTCTGCTGCATGGTCCTGATCAGTTCGAGACCAGTACGGTCTCCGACGTGCGCGAGCCTGGGATAGGTGTGACCACCGAAGTTGCGCTGGGCAATTCGTCCGTCAGCCGTCCGATCGAACAGCGCGCCATAGGTTTCCAACTCCCAGACCCGGTCCGGCGCTTCCTTGGCGTGTAGTTCCGCCATCCGCCAGTTGTTCAGGAACTTGCCACCACGCATGGTGTCCTTGAAATGCGTCTGCCAGCTGTCTTTGGAGTTGGCGTTGCCCATCGATGCGGCACAACCACCTTCGGCCATGACCGTGTGCGCCTTGCCGAACAATGACTTGCACACCACGGCGACGGAGTAGCCCTTCTCGCGGGCCTCGATGACTGCGCGCAGACCTGCGCCACCGGCACCGATCACAACTACGTCGTATTGGTGGCGTTCGGTTTCGGTCATCTAGCGATAGCTCCCAGCGTCGAATCGATTGCGCAACAATCGTTGCGCACATGGCAACGGGTCAACCCACGAATCGAAGGTCAGAGATCGTGTTACTGGCCACCAACATGACGTAGAAGTCGGTGAGCACCAACGTGCCGAGGGTGATCCAGGCGAACTGCATGTGTCGGGTGTTGAGCTTGGAGACCTGGCTCCACATCCAGTATCGGACCGGATGCGCCGAGAAGTGCTTGAGTCGACCACCCGTGACATGCCGACACGAATGACAGGACACCGTGTAGGTCCACAGCAGGACCACATTGACCACCAGGATCACGTTGCCCAATCCGAACCCGAAACCTCCGCCCTTGCCGTGGAATGCGGTGATGGCGTCGTAGGTGTTGATCAACGAAACGATCACCGCCGCATAGAAGAAGTAGCGGTGTGCGTTCTGGATGATCAATGGAAGACGGGTCTCTCCCGTGTACCGGGAGTGCGGTTCTGCCACCGCACAGGCCGGCGGCGAGAACCAGACCGAACGGTAGTAGGCCTTGCGGTAGTAGTAGCAGGTCACTCGAAAGCCGAGGAGGAACGGAAGGACGACGAACCCGAGTGGAATCCACATCGGGAGTTCGGGGAACGGGGTCCCGAAGTGGCTCGACCCCGGCACACACGACTCGCTCAGACATGGCGAGTAGAACGGCGTCAGGTAGTGGTAGTCGGCAACCCAATAGGCACTGCGCACGAATGACCGCACGGTGGCATAGATGATGAACGCCGACAGACCCAGCACGGTCAACAGTGGCGACAACCACCATCTGTCCACTCGAAGGGTTCGCGCCAGAATGCGCGCCCGTCCCGGAGAAAAAACCCCGGTTGCCTCCCGCTCAGCCGCGGGGGCGCTCACTTCGTTCGCTCACGCGAGTGGAAGCCCAGCCCTTCGTCTTGAGCACCGAGCCACGCTGCCTCGTCTGATTTGCTGTCGGGTACGTAGACCACTTCGTCCTTGCTCACGGCCGCCCGGACCACCGGTGGCGGCGCGTGTTCGAAGTCGTGCAGGTCGATCTCGAGCCGGTCGAGGTCGTTGGTCATCCGCCGGACGGCATCGACATCCCCGTAATGCGACTTCAGCGTCAGAATGTGATGGCGCAGCACTCCGATACTGCGATGGAGTTCCTTCATCTCGGCCGTTATCATGGCGATCCCTCCAAGACCCGTGTGATATGTAACACAGTACTGGCAGGGCACAGTCAGTCAACGGTTTTGACCGAACGTGTCGGGCGACGCGAGACAACTCGACAACGCGTCGCACGCAACCCGCGTGACCGCGAACGCTGACGCGTGCCGGTTCGAACAAGCGCAGGTCATCCAGCTTTTCGGTTCGCGCCCACGCGCACGGACGCCGCCATGAGGTCGAGGATCTCGGGCATCTGATCGAGCAACGCACGCTGACGTGAGTTGAGCGCGGTATCCGCGGCGACCGCAACGATCTCGCGCCGCCGAGTCCGATCTCGCTCCAGGACATCTCCTCCCCTGGCGGTCACGGAGACGAGCGCACTGCGCGCATCGTCGGGGTCGGCAGCACGCGAGACCAGACCCGCGGCCTCCAGGTCACGGACCGTGATCCGCATGCTCTGATGCCGGACTCCCCGCTTCCGCGCCAATGCTGCAACCGACTGCGGCCCGTCGCGGTCGAGTGCGCCGAGCACCTCGCCGTGGCCGGCCGGAAGCGAATCGCTGATCGACCGCACCGCGCGTACGAAGCTCCCCACCGCCCGGCGGAGATCCTCGGCAAGATCGAGTCCCGTTGCGCCGTCGGCATTGTCCGAGTCGACAACCATATCCCAAAGCGTACAGTCGAACTGTATTCATCGACAGCCCAACTGTGCGCCGGAGGTCCCATGCGTCTCACCAAATACACCCACGCCACCGTCACCCTGTCCAAGGATGACAACACGCTGCTGATCGACCCGGGAACGTTCACCCCCGATGCTGCGGAGTTGCTCGCCGCCGCCGACGCCGTCCTCATCACCCACGAG contains:
- a CDS encoding M23 family metallopeptidase, producing MPRHRPNAQTSTPVACVLPDAGPRTDQRGRHRAIIRSAWTTKMKVGAVATFAGAIGLTVGGTSHAMAQPAPQKPALPANLTLPPHLDDLARDILPPHMFVPGAGRAVAPVSGTVTSGYGHRWGANHNGVDIANKIGTPVYAVTDGVVLESGPASGFGQWIRVRQDDGTTGVFGHVDQSFVHAGQQVRAGQQIGTVGNRGESTGPHLHYEVWDKNDKKINPQAWLNKRNVHP
- a CDS encoding succinate dehydrogenase/fumarate reductase iron-sulfur subunit; amino-acid sequence: MGYDAKFRVWRGDTDGGDLQDYTVLVNDGEVVLDIIHRLQATQAPDLAVRWNCKAGKCGSCSAEVNGRPKLLCMTRMSTFTEDEVITVTPMRTFPVIRDLVADVSFNYEKAREIQSFTPPEGLKAGEYRMKQVDVQRSQEFRKCIECFLCQDTCHVVRDHEENKENFAGPRFLMRVAELDMHPLDVAERRDSAQSEHGLGLCNITKCCTDVCPENIKITDNALIPMKERVVDRHYDPLVWLGNKLFRR
- a CDS encoding fumarate reductase/succinate dehydrogenase flavoprotein subunit; its protein translation is MTETERHQYDVVVIGAGGAGLRAVIEAREKGYSVAVVCKSLFGKAHTVMAEGGCAASMGNANSKDSWQTHFKDTMRGGKFLNNWRMAELHAKEAPDRVWELETYGALFDRTADGRIAQRNFGGHTYPRLAHVGDRTGLELIRTMQQKIVSLQQEDYAATGDYEARIKVFAECTITELLKDGDAIAGAFGYWRESGRFVLFEAPAVVLATGGIGKSFKVTSNSWEYTGDGHALALRAGASLINMEFVQFHPTGMVWPPSVKGILVTEGVRGDGGVLKNTDGKRFMFDYIPPVFKGQYAETEEEADKWLADNDSARRTPDLLPRDEVARAINEEVKAGRGTEHGGVYLDIASRMPADEIVRRLPSMHHQFKELADVDITAEPMEVGPTCHYVMGGIEVDPDTGAARVPGLFAAGECSGGMHGSNRLGGNSLSDLLVFGRRAGLGAASYIESLSTRPTVAAADVDRAAAFALAPFESKSPGKPENPYTLHTDLQQSMNDLVGIIRKEAEVQEAISVLDQIRSRLPGMQVEGHRQFNPGWHLAVDLRNMLLVCECVAKAALLRTESRGGHTRDDHPAMDANWRNTLLVCTADAGDDSPVPEVTVVKEEQIPMRPELLELFDFSEIEKYYTAGEIAGHPDAGGEKEG
- a CDS encoding MarR family winged helix-turn-helix transcriptional regulator, which codes for MVVDSDNADGATGLDLAEDLRRAVGSFVRAVRSISDSLPAGHGEVLGALDRDGPQSVAALARKRGVRHQSMRITVRDLEAAGLVSRAADPDDARSALVSVTARGGDVLERDRTRRREIVAVAADTALNSRQRALLDQMPEILDLMAASVRVGANRKAG